In one Fusobacterium perfoetens ATCC 29250 genomic region, the following are encoded:
- the alaS gene encoding alanine--tRNA ligase, with protein MLTGNEIREKFIEFFESKNHRHFESSSLIPDDPTLLLTVAGMVPFKPYFLGQKPAPTPRVTTFQKCIRTNDLDNVGKTARHHTFFEMLGNFSFGDYFKKESIRWSYEFITEVLKIDKNRLWVSVFETDDEAESLWISECNFPKERIVRLGEDDNWWAAGPTGSCGPCSEIYVDLGIKFGGNENSRLGDPDTDDRFIEIWNLVFTEWNRMEDGHLEPLPKKNIDTGAGLERITSVIQGKANNFETDLLFPIVEAMAKVAGIKYGENPKYDYSLKVIADHGRAVTFLINDGVIPSNEGRGYVLRRILRRAIRHGRLLGVKELFLYNIVDVVVELMKGAYPDLATNLKHIKKVVKIEEEKFSNTLDLGIQHVMNAIEEAKIKGEDFLSGEITFKLYDTYGFPYELTEEICNENQIKVYKNEFDQKMEEQRELARNSREVVMEKGQDAFIEAFFDEHGKTIFTGYRSTKETAKILFVKKLEEDKFMVITDKTPFYAESGGQEADFGTIVSSTGSSGVIIDVKKQKDIFMHTVKVVNGIYNLVEGAEVKLAVDENRRAAISKNHSATHLLHKALREVLGTHVQQAGSLVSADKLRFDFNHYEALTDEELEKVERLVNAKISESIFSTIREMPIDEAKKLGAMALFGDKYQDIVRVVSFGEFSTELCGGIHVLNTSEIGLFKIISETGIAAGIRRIEAQTGYHAYETVKSMEKLIDKVSRTLKTESTKLEEKVEKIMEELKSSLKEIEELKSKIATYEVNSLFEQVTEINGVKVLVKGFENKESDSLREIVDKAKDKLGSCVVVLGANNGKAIFAVGVTKDLTSKVKAGELVKQLAILTGGNGGGRPDFAQAGGKEGNKVNEVLEVTKNILKEKL; from the coding sequence ATGTTAACAGGTAACGAAATTAGAGAAAAATTTATAGAATTTTTCGAGAGCAAAAATCACAGACACTTTGAAAGTTCATCATTAATTCCAGATGACCCAACTCTACTTTTAACAGTAGCAGGAATGGTTCCTTTTAAACCTTATTTTTTAGGGCAAAAACCAGCTCCTACTCCAAGAGTAACAACATTTCAAAAATGTATAAGAACAAATGATTTAGATAATGTTGGAAAAACAGCTAGACATCATACATTTTTTGAAATGTTAGGAAATTTCTCTTTTGGAGATTATTTTAAAAAAGAGTCAATAAGATGGTCTTATGAATTTATAACAGAAGTTTTAAAAATAGATAAAAATAGATTATGGGTATCTGTTTTTGAAACTGATGATGAAGCTGAAAGTTTATGGATATCAGAATGTAATTTTCCTAAAGAAAGAATAGTAAGATTGGGAGAAGATGACAACTGGTGGGCAGCTGGACCTACAGGTTCTTGTGGACCATGTTCAGAAATATATGTAGATTTAGGTATAAAATTTGGTGGAAATGAAAATTCTAGACTTGGAGATCCAGATACAGATGACCGTTTTATAGAAATTTGGAACCTTGTATTTACTGAATGGAATAGAATGGAAGATGGGCATTTAGAACCATTACCTAAGAAAAATATAGATACAGGAGCTGGATTAGAAAGAATAACTTCAGTTATTCAAGGAAAAGCAAATAACTTTGAAACAGATTTATTATTTCCAATAGTTGAAGCTATGGCAAAAGTAGCTGGAATAAAATATGGAGAAAATCCTAAATATGATTATTCTTTAAAAGTTATTGCTGACCATGGTAGAGCAGTTACTTTCTTGATTAATGATGGAGTAATTCCATCAAATGAAGGAAGAGGATATGTATTAAGAAGAATTTTAAGAAGAGCTATAAGACATGGAAGACTTTTAGGAGTAAAAGAATTATTCCTTTATAATATAGTAGATGTAGTTGTAGAATTAATGAAGGGAGCTTATCCTGATTTAGCAACAAATTTAAAACATATAAAGAAAGTAGTAAAAATAGAAGAAGAAAAATTCTCTAATACTCTTGATTTAGGAATTCAACATGTTATGAATGCTATTGAAGAGGCAAAAATTAAAGGGGAAGATTTTTTATCTGGAGAAATAACATTTAAATTATATGATACTTATGGGTTCCCTTATGAATTAACAGAAGAAATTTGTAATGAAAATCAAATAAAAGTTTATAAAAATGAATTTGACCAAAAAATGGAAGAACAAAGAGAACTTGCTAGAAATTCAAGAGAAGTTGTAATGGAAAAAGGACAAGATGCTTTTATTGAAGCTTTCTTTGATGAACATGGAAAAACAATTTTTACAGGATATAGAAGTACAAAAGAAACAGCAAAAATTCTTTTTGTAAAAAAATTAGAAGAAGATAAATTTATGGTTATTACAGATAAAACTCCATTTTATGCTGAATCAGGAGGACAAGAAGCAGATTTTGGTACTATAGTTTCTTCTACAGGAAGTAGTGGAGTTATTATAGATGTAAAAAAACAAAAAGATATTTTTATGCATACAGTTAAAGTAGTAAATGGAATTTATAATCTAGTTGAAGGAGCAGAAGTTAAATTAGCTGTTGATGAAAACAGAAGAGCAGCTATATCTAAAAACCATAGTGCAACTCATCTATTACATAAAGCTTTAAGAGAAGTTCTAGGAACTCATGTTCAACAAGCTGGTTCCTTAGTATCTGCTGATAAATTAAGATTTGACTTTAACCATTATGAAGCATTAACAGATGAAGAATTAGAAAAAGTTGAAAGACTTGTAAATGCTAAAATATCTGAATCAATATTTTCAACTATAAGGGAGATGCCAATAGATGAAGCTAAAAAATTAGGGGCTATGGCATTATTTGGAGATAAATATCAAGATATAGTAAGAGTAGTTTCTTTTGGAGAATTTTCAACAGAGTTATGTGGTGGAATACATGTTTTAAATACATCAGAAATAGGATTATTTAAAATTATATCTGAAACAGGAATAGCTGCTGGAATAAGAAGAATAGAAGCTCAAACTGGATACCATGCTTATGAAACAGTAAAATCTATGGAAAAATTAATAGATAAAGTTTCTAGAACACTAAAAACAGAATCAACTAAGCTAGAAGAAAAAGTAGAAAAAATTATGGAAGAATTAAAATCTTCATTAAAAGAAATTGAAGAATTAAAATCTAAAATAGCTACTTATGAAGTAAATTCTTTATTTGAACAAGTAACTGAGATAAATGGAGTCAAAGTTTTAGTTAAAGGATTTGAAAACAAAGAAAGTGATTCATTAAGAGAAATTGTAGATAAAGCTAAAGATAAATTAGGAAGCTGTGTAGTTGTTTTAGGAGCAAATAATGGAAAAGCTATATTTGCAGTTGGAGTAACAAAGGATTTAACTTCTAAAGTAAAAGCCGGAGAATTAGTAAAACAATTAGCGATATTAACAGGTGGAAACGGAGGAGGAAGACCTGACTTTGCCCAAGCTGGTGGAAAAGAAGGAAACAAAGTTAATGAAGTTTTAGAAGTAACAAAAAATATATTAAAAGAAAAACTTTAA
- the secF gene encoding protein translocase subunit SecF: MKMQIEVIKNSKKWISISLIFIFISIGSLIVKGLNYGIDFSGGSLFQLRFENTVNLKEVNSTLDKIGKEISQFAGTGRKVQISEGKEVLIRVQEIAEQDKDKFYDKISEIGKYEIIKEDKVGASVGKELKTSAIYSLLIGGTLIVGYITLRFEFMFALAAILALLHDIIIAIGGISILGYEIDTPFIAAVLTILGYSINNTIVVFDRIRETLKKKTDLTFGEVLNKSINQVMVRSLNTSVTTLLAIISILIFGGESLRTFITTLLIGMIAGTYSSIFIASPIIYFLEKDRDKKVENSKYLEKEEDEYKEKIVV; this comes from the coding sequence ATAAAGATGCAAATAGAAGTAATAAAAAATAGTAAAAAATGGATATCTATATCACTTATATTTATTTTTATTTCTATAGGTTCTCTTATAGTAAAAGGATTAAACTATGGAATTGATTTCTCAGGAGGAAGTTTATTTCAATTAAGATTTGAAAATACTGTAAATTTAAAAGAAGTTAATTCTACTTTAGATAAAATTGGAAAAGAAATATCTCAATTTGCTGGAACAGGTAGAAAAGTCCAAATTTCTGAAGGAAAAGAAGTACTTATAAGAGTTCAAGAAATAGCTGAACAAGATAAAGATAAATTTTATGATAAAATTAGTGAAATTGGAAAATATGAAATAATAAAAGAAGATAAAGTAGGAGCAAGTGTAGGTAAAGAACTAAAAACATCAGCTATTTATTCTCTTTTAATAGGAGGAACTCTTATAGTAGGGTATATTACTTTAAGATTTGAGTTTATGTTTGCTTTAGCTGCTATTTTAGCGTTATTACATGATATTATAATAGCTATAGGTGGAATTTCAATTTTAGGATATGAAATAGATACTCCGTTTATAGCAGCAGTTTTAACAATTTTAGGATATTCAATAAATAATACAATAGTAGTATTTGATAGGATAAGAGAAACATTAAAGAAAAAAACAGATTTAACTTTTGGTGAAGTATTAAATAAAAGTATAAATCAAGTAATGGTAAGATCATTAAACACTTCAGTGACAACATTACTTGCTATAATATCAATATTGATATTTGGTGGAGAATCATTAAGAACATTTATCACAACTTTATTAATAGGAATGATAGCAGGGACATATTCATCAATATTTATAGCATCTCCTATTATTTATTTCTTAGAAAAAGATAGAGATAAAAAAGTAGAAAATTCAAAATATTTAGAGAAAGAAGAAGATGAATATAAAGAAAAAATAGTAGTTTAA
- the secD gene encoding protein translocase subunit SecD, with the protein MRGKIFMRALLVLVVLMGALFIIKKEPMKLGLDLKGGVYAVLEASPENPNEQIDSETMDSLIEVLDRRINGIGVAESVVQKAGDNRVIIELPGIKDTQEAINMIGKTALLEFKIMDENGNLGETLLTGGALKKAQVGYGQLGDPQINFELKPEGAVEFARITRENIGRQLAIVLDGKVQTAPVIKTEISGGSGSISGNYTVEEAQKTAMLLNSGALPIKAEIVETRTVGATLGDESIAASLIAGKVGIVLIMVFMLLFYRMPGLLADIALICFGIINFGVINFIGATLTLPGIAGFILSTGMAVDANVIIFERIKEELRFGNTVRGAIAAGFSKGFIAIFDSNLTTLIITTILFIFGTGPVKGFAVTLTIGTLASMFTAITITRVLLDIFVEVFGIKNPRLFGVRGK; encoded by the coding sequence ATGAGAGGAAAAATATTCATGAGGGCTTTATTAGTATTGGTAGTATTAATGGGAGCTTTGTTTATTATAAAAAAAGAACCTATGAAATTAGGATTGGACTTAAAAGGGGGAGTTTATGCTGTATTAGAAGCTTCACCTGAAAATCCTAATGAACAAATTGATTCAGAAACAATGGATAGTTTAATTGAAGTATTAGACAGAAGAATCAACGGAATTGGTGTAGCAGAATCAGTTGTACAAAAAGCAGGAGATAATAGAGTAATTATAGAATTACCAGGTATTAAAGATACTCAAGAAGCTATAAATATGATAGGAAAAACAGCTCTTTTAGAATTTAAAATAATGGATGAGAATGGAAATTTAGGAGAAACTCTTTTAACAGGTGGGGCTTTAAAAAAAGCACAAGTTGGATATGGACAGTTAGGAGACCCTCAAATTAATTTTGAATTGAAACCAGAAGGAGCAGTTGAATTTGCTAGAATTACTAGAGAGAATATTGGAAGACAATTAGCAATAGTTTTAGATGGAAAAGTACAAACAGCTCCAGTTATAAAAACAGAAATTTCAGGAGGAAGTGGAAGTATAAGTGGAAATTATACAGTAGAAGAAGCTCAAAAAACAGCAATGCTTTTAAACTCAGGAGCTCTTCCTATAAAAGCTGAAATAGTAGAAACAAGAACAGTAGGAGCGACTTTAGGGGATGAATCTATAGCAGCAAGTTTAATAGCTGGAAAAGTGGGAATAGTTTTAATAATGGTATTTATGTTATTGTTCTATAGAATGCCAGGACTTTTAGCTGATATTGCACTAATATGTTTTGGAATAATAAACTTTGGGGTAATAAATTTTATAGGAGCAACCTTAACATTACCAGGAATTGCAGGATTCATATTATCTACAGGAATGGCTGTTGATGCTAATGTAATTATATTTGAAAGAATAAAAGAGGAATTAAGATTTGGAAATACTGTAAGAGGAGCTATAGCAGCAGGATTTAGTAAAGGATTTATAGCTATTTTTGATTCTAACTTAACTACTTTAATAATTACAACAATATTATTTATCTTTGGAACAGGACCTGTAAAAGGATTTGCAGTAACTCTTACAATAGGAACTTTAGCTTCTATGTTCACAGCAATTACAATAACAAGAGTCTTACTTGATATATTTGTAGAAGTATTTGGAATAAAAAATCCAAGATTATTTGGAGTAAGGGGGAAATAA
- the alr gene encoding alanine racemase encodes MRTWLEINTKNLKYNIEKIYEKIGNKKIIGIVKANSYGLGSVEITKELIKCGIDFFAVATLSEGMELRKAGIKEKILILGGVFDEELREVEKYNLQIALSRFEQLVYIHKNNIQVKCHLAIETGMGRIGVNSEEVEKIKEYVNENKLTNIIGVYTHLSVADEEGEDNRLYTEKQIEKFNNFSGIDTIEYRHVLNSGGILKYSNKDNGNYVRVGIVMYGICGENWIEGLKPVITFKSKVLFIKTLIEDTDISYGRECTLKKGDIVGTIAAGYADGFKRGALNKITVKIKNREYTVVGKVCMDMLMIKIPNELKDEVKIGEEVTLYGEDLVEKAKLLGTTTYEIITGINTRVKRVYIEE; translated from the coding sequence ATGAGAACTTGGTTAGAAATAAATACTAAAAATCTAAAGTATAATATTGAGAAAATTTATGAGAAAATAGGAAATAAAAAAATAATAGGAATAGTAAAAGCAAATTCTTATGGATTAGGATCAGTTGAAATAACAAAAGAATTGATAAAATGTGGTATAGATTTTTTTGCTGTAGCTACTCTTTCAGAAGGAATGGAACTTAGGAAAGCAGGTATCAAAGAAAAAATATTAATACTTGGTGGAGTATTTGATGAAGAACTAAGAGAAGTAGAGAAATATAATTTACAAATAGCTTTATCTCGATTTGAACAATTAGTGTATATACATAAAAATAATATACAAGTAAAATGTCATTTAGCAATAGAAACTGGAATGGGAAGAATTGGTGTTAATTCAGAGGAAGTAGAAAAAATAAAAGAGTATGTAAATGAAAATAAATTGACTAATATAATAGGTGTGTATACTCATTTATCTGTAGCAGATGAAGAGGGAGAAGATAATAGATTATATACAGAAAAACAAATAGAAAAATTTAATAATTTTAGTGGAATAGATACTATTGAGTATAGACACGTATTAAATAGTGGTGGAATTTTAAAATACTCTAATAAAGATAATGGAAATTATGTTAGAGTTGGAATAGTGATGTATGGAATTTGTGGAGAGAATTGGATAGAGGGGTTAAAACCAGTTATAACTTTTAAAAGTAAAGTTTTATTTATTAAAACTTTAATAGAGGATACAGATATTTCATATGGAAGAGAATGTACTTTAAAAAAAGGTGATATTGTAGGAACTATAGCTGCTGGATATGCTGATGGATTTAAAAGAGGAGCTCTAAATAAAATAACTGTTAAAATAAAAAATAGGGAATATACAGTTGTTGGAAAAGTATGTATGGATATGTTGATGATAAAAATTCCCAATGAATTAAAAGATGAAGTAAAAATAGGAGAAGAAGTAACTCTTTATGGGGAAGATTTAGTGGAAAAAGCTAAACTTTTAGGAACGACAACATATGAAATAATAACAGGAATAAACACAAGAGTAAAAAGAGTATATATAGAGGAGTAA
- the ruvX gene encoding Holliday junction resolvase RuvX yields MYKKYISLDIGDVRIGVAKSDIMGVVATPYEVIDRKKVKSVKRISEILEENNTKSLVVGIPKSLDGTEKRQAEKVREYIEKLKRNIPNLEVYEVDERMTTVSADRMLTDGGKKGALEKRKVVDKIAAAIILQTFLDSKRK; encoded by the coding sequence ATGTATAAAAAATATATTTCTTTAGATATAGGAGATGTAAGAATAGGAGTAGCAAAATCTGATATTATGGGAGTTGTTGCTACTCCCTATGAAGTTATTGATAGAAAAAAAGTTAAATCTGTAAAAAGAATATCTGAAATTTTAGAAGAGAATAATACTAAATCTCTTGTAGTTGGAATTCCAAAGAGTTTAGATGGAACTGAAAAAAGACAAGCTGAAAAGGTAAGAGAATATATAGAAAAATTAAAAAGAAATATACCTAATTTAGAAGTTTATGAAGTAGATGAAAGAATGACAACAGTATCAGCAGATAGAATGCTTACAGATGGGGGAAAAAAAGGAGCATTGGAAAAAAGAAAGGTAGTTGATAAAATAGCTGCAGCTATAATTTTACAAACTTTTTTAGATTCCAAGAGAAAATAG
- a CDS encoding class I SAM-dependent rRNA methyltransferase produces MAQVILIKDKEKKIQNFYPNVFKDEIKYILGEVKTGDVVDVLREDMLFIGRGYVTEGTSAFVRVLTTKDEKIDKDFIYKKIKEAYDKRQNLKEETNCMRVFFSEGDGIPGLVIDKFDKYISIQFRNSGVEAFRQEIINAVKKYMKPKGIYERSDVENRIHEGVEEKTGIIYGEIPEEIIMEDNGLKYTIDIINGQKTGFFLDQRDSRKFIRPFLNDKTRFLDVFSSSGGFSMAALKEGCQKVVAIDKEPHALELCKKNYKLNEFENKFETLEGDAFMLLKTLISRGEKYDVITLDPPSLIKKKTDIKKGRDFFYELCNSSFKLLDKGGILGVITCAYHIGLQDLLEVTRMAASNNGKLLQVIGINYQPEDHPWILHIPETLYLKALWVKII; encoded by the coding sequence ATGGCACAAGTTATATTAATAAAAGATAAAGAGAAAAAAATTCAAAATTTTTATCCAAATGTTTTTAAGGATGAAATAAAATATATTCTTGGAGAAGTAAAAACAGGAGATGTAGTTGATGTTTTAAGAGAAGATATGTTATTTATTGGGCGTGGATATGTAACAGAAGGGACTTCTGCTTTTGTGCGTGTATTAACAACAAAAGATGAAAAAATAGATAAAGACTTTATTTATAAAAAGATAAAAGAAGCTTATGACAAAAGACAAAATTTAAAAGAAGAAACAAATTGTATGAGAGTATTCTTTTCTGAAGGAGATGGAATACCAGGATTAGTTATAGATAAATTTGATAAATATATTTCAATTCAATTTAGAAATTCAGGTGTAGAAGCTTTTAGACAAGAAATAATCAATGCTGTAAAGAAATACATGAAACCTAAAGGAATTTATGAAAGAAGTGATGTAGAAAATAGAATACATGAAGGTGTAGAAGAAAAAACAGGAATAATATATGGAGAAATTCCAGAAGAAATTATTATGGAAGATAATGGACTTAAATATACAATAGACATTATAAATGGACAAAAAACAGGATTCTTTTTAGACCAAAGAGATTCTAGAAAATTTATAAGACCATTTTTAAATGATAAAACTAGATTTTTAGATGTATTTTCTAGTAGTGGAGGTTTTTCAATGGCAGCTTTAAAAGAAGGATGTCAAAAAGTAGTAGCAATTGATAAAGAACCTCATGCTTTAGAACTTTGCAAAAAAAATTATAAATTAAATGAATTTGAAAATAAATTTGAAACTTTAGAAGGAGATGCTTTTATGTTATTAAAAACATTAATTTCTAGAGGTGAAAAATATGATGTAATAACTTTAGATCCACCATCATTAATTAAGAAAAAAACAGATATAAAAAAAGGAAGAGATTTTTTCTATGAATTATGTAATAGTAGTTTTAAATTATTAGATAAAGGTGGAATTTTAGGAGTAATAACTTGTGCTTATCATATTGGGTTACAAGATTTATTAGAAGTAACTAGAATGGCTGCTTCTAATAATGGAAAATTATTACAAGTTATAGGAATAAATTATCAACCTGAAGACCATCCATGGATATTACATATTCCAGAAACTCTTTATTTAAAAGCATTGTGGGTAAAAATAATATAA